The following are from one region of the Apostichopus japonicus isolate 1M-3 chromosome 17, ASM3797524v1, whole genome shotgun sequence genome:
- the LOC139954701 gene encoding putative nuclease HARBI1 — protein sequence MDAQTRRRKVCIAMILQIYLQECEMQQLIAMQHTKAIFPVMSARKLKREEVPRVVGFAENIVHRYDDLDFTFHFRLDSSTAEILINQLASSNVPTPENCLGGTKSVTLKKQLLMFLWFVGNIESFRTMSDRFGVSESTYHNVCCRVAEAIVTDVMPRLVSWPVSHASKRAVSEGFRRIGRLPNTLGAVDGTHIRITAPREIPQSYFNRKHFYSMQLQGVCTSNLLFTHVLTGWPGSVHDFLDGGDDNKFPPGYYLLGDSAYPLLRYLITPFRDYGNLGFEQRRFNQELSRQRNVIERAFGHLKGRFLRLQFLRAEDTTFLCKTILAACTLHNVCIMNDDELMEEFQENRDHDREQQDYPYNEEVTGSGEATGAYGIVQLTL from the exons ATGGATGCCCAGACAAGAAGGAGAAAAGTTTGCATTGCTATGATTCTACAGATTTATCTCCAGGAATGTGAGATGCAACAATTAATTGCTATGCAGCATACTAAAGCGATTTTTCCAGTCATGTCGGCAAGAAAGCTGAAAAGGGAAGAGGTTCCTCGAGTAGTTGGATTTGCAGAAAACATTGTGCATCGATATGACGACCTTGATTTCACGTTTCACTTTAGACTAGACAGCTCCACCGCAGAAATACTTATAAATCAATTAGCGAGCTCGAATGTTCCAACGCCTGAAAACTGCCTAGGCGGCACGAAATCAGTGACACTGAAAAAACAGCTCCTAATGTTTTTGTGGTTCGTTG GCAACATTGAGAGCTTCAGGACAATGTCTGACAGATTTGGGGTGTCTGAGTCCACATATCACAATGTTTGCTGCAGAGTTGCTGAAGCCATAGTTACAGATGTTATGCCACGACTTGTTTCCTGGCCAGTTAGTCATGCTAGCAAGCGAGCTGTATCTGAAGGATTCCGAAGGATTGGGAGGCTGCCAAATACCCTTGGTGCAGTCGACGGCACACACATCAGAATAACAGCACCAAGAGAGATCCCACAGTCATATTTCAATAGGAAGCACTTCTATTCAATGCAGTTACAGGGAGTTTGTACCAGTAATTTACTTTTCACACACGTCCTGACGGGATGGCCTGGCAGTGTTCACgattttttggacggtg GGGATGATAACAAATTCCCTCCTGGATATTACTTGTTAGGTGATTCTGCCTACCCACTTTTGCGGTACCTCATAACTCCCTTTAGAGATTATGGAAATCTGGGATTTGAGCAAAGAAGATTCAATCAAGAATTGAGTCGCCAACGGAATGTCATAGAGCGTGCGTTTGGTCATTTGAAGGGGCGGTTTCTTCGCCTACAATTTCTTAGAGCAGAGGATACAACATTTCTTTGTAAGACCATACTGGCAGCCTGCACCCTTCATAATGTGTGCATCATGAATGACGATGAGCTTATGGAGGAGTTTCAAGAAAACCGTGACCATGACAGAGAGCAGCAGGATTATCCTTACAACGAGGAAGTAACAGGGTCAGGAGAGGCGACAGGAGCTTATGGCATTGTTCAACTAACATTATAA